DNA sequence from the Novipirellula aureliae genome:
GTTCACGCCGAGTCGCGGGTGCAACGATTTGTTGAACTGGTGGAGGGCCGTTTGCCTCCGTTGCCACGCTAGTGTAGAGGATCGCTTAGGGGATTACCAGGATCGACGCCCGTTGTGCGAGCGAGAATTTGCCGACCCGAAGTAAACCAAGAGAGCCTCGGCGCGCACTCTGAGCCCAATTGAACAGTCGCTTGTTTTCCCTTGGTCATCCATTGGCAATACTTCATGCAACGCCTCTTTTCTGCTCTAACAAACGGATGACCCGAAGAGGCGGCGGACGGCCTGGCTCAAAATGACCATGCGAGACTAACTCCGCGCCACAGGTCGGACATTTGCCTGCATCCTCGCGGCCGATTGACTCCAGGAATTTCTCGACACTCAAGATCGCGACCTCCGTCTCCGGTCGCTCGAGCCCGAGTGCCTTCCCGAGTGCCTCGTGCGCCTCGTCAAGACGACTGTGTTGATTGCCACAGTAAAGCCCATAACCTCGCACCGCTTGAAAACGACGCGGAGGAACATGCTCGAGTAACCGGGCAATGAAGTCATCCACCGCGAGACTCGTTACGCTCTGACGATTGCGATCACTGCCGCTCTGGGTCGGCGCTCGATAACGAAAGTAAACTCGACCCTCTCGTTCGCACAACAAGCGACGATTACCTATCGGGCCCCCCTTGAGGTAGTTCGCCAAGTACGTGGCCACGCCTTCGCCATGATCATAACGATCGAGAATCTTGACGTTCCAAACGGTCCGGCCAAGCTTGTTGAGCAGACCCCGCAACCGAGCTTCGCTCGTGTCCGGAGGAACCACCAATTCACCTCGGTCGAGCTTCTCGAGCAACATCGCCCGAAACTTACCACGAAACTTGATCATCAATACTTTGCGAGGCAACAAGCACGACTTCTTGGGCTCTTTCCAGCAGCCCCAATCGTCCAATCCCCCAGCGCTGACCAAGACGTGCAGGTGGACGTGCTCGGCCAGCGTTTGGCTCCAGGTATGCAGCGCTGTCAATAGCCCAACGGTCGCGCCCAGGTATTTGGGATCACGTAGCAATTCGATCAGCGTCTGCGAAGCGGCAGCGAATAGCGTGTCAGCAAAGACATCTTTGTTGTATCGCCACAGCGGTAACAGATCGTGTGACGTCGTAAAGATCGTGTGGTAATGAGGGCAAGACAGCAAGCGATGTTTCCAACCCTCCAACCAGCGTACTCGCGCCAAGCAGTTGCACTGCGGACAGCAGCGATGGCGGCAGGAGTTGTACGCGATTTGGTGAAAGTGGCCGTCGGGACAACTGTTGATGTGACCTCCCATCGCTGCGGTTTGGCAATCACGCATTCGCACCGCCGCGCCCAGCATGTCCGAGGAGAGCGGATGCTGTTGGCTAAAGCGGTCAAGGTGCTGCTGCAAAAGTGATTGAATCGTCAGGCCCATAGACTTATCAGAGCATACCAGCGATGTCCAAGCAAGTTTTTTTGCGTTTGATTGGCCATTCCCCCCCGGGTCGGCCCGATCAGCCCGGTTCTGCTCGGCACTGTTTGAGCAGCTGTTCGGCTTTCTCAAGACCAAATTCGTCGACCATCTGGTCCCACATCGGCGACTCGCGGATCTTCTGCTGATAGATTTCGGTCATCCGCTCAAAGACATCGCTGTCGGGCGTGCCAGGGACAACGGCGTGCATGCCTTGTTCGTCCAGCCACAGCGGGACGCCTGAATCCAAAGCAGCGGTCTGCGATCCGACTGGAGGTTTCGGATTGGAAGAAGGCGGACGTCTTCGCTTGCGTTTGTTTCCGCCAGGCTTTTTGCGCCGCGTCATCGCTTAGCTACGTCTCCCCCGATAGGGCCAGTTCAACGCCAACGATAACCGCGTCGGCCAAATTAACGCTGACCACAGAGTAAACGGTCGTGGCCGGCTGCGGTTCATCGGATGGTTCGTCCGTCTATCGTCTTCCAGTTACCGTGTTGTCTTAGCTGAAAGATGATTCTGGCTACGGCGACGCTCCCAAAGTCTTGCTGTGAGCATTGACACGATCAATTGTAGTGCCGCGGATAAAACCATAACAGCAACGACCACATACGCAGCGGAAAGTTCTCGCAAGCTCAAGCACGCACAATAGAACAGTCCAAGCGAAAGTGGAATACCAAGCAAGATGTACGGGAAGCGTTTCGCGGTTTGAATCTCGAGTACGCTTCCGAAATAGGATTGAATCATGCCGAACGAAAACAGCGTGCCACCTAATGAGAATAAAAATCCCGTATGATCCAGATAGAGTCCAAGGCATGTAAGCAAGCAACCTGTCCAAACCACTGCTTGGCTGGTCACAGAGTTCTTGGTCATTGAGGGCATGCGAATCTCTTCATAGGACGAACTACTAAGTTATCCCTTGATAGTTAAGGGATAATAGGGAAATCATACTCTTACACCCCTGTCAGTCAAGTCGTTTGACTAATATCCCGTGACTGGACACAAAGGGGTGCAACCGTTCAGTTGGTGACTGTTTTGGCTGTTTGATGGAATGTGTCGTCATCAGTATCACTCCGTTTGAACGTGAGGTTTTGAGGGATCGACTGGGGGAGAATGATCAGGTTTGGTTCCCACGCTGGCTGAGGCGGTATGCGACGGGCGTCGGCCAGGATTGGCCGAGACCAGCCCTGTCGATCGCTTGGCTTTCCAAGCTCAACCAGCAGCAATCACAAGTCGGTTTCGACGGGCAAAATTGCAACGTCCGTCCGCACTTCGTGCTCTTGGGTGACAGCGGCGTGTCAGCTCCGGCGAGTTAAGTGCAATCATTGTTCCATTTAGCTAATGTTATGACGCGGCCGGTAGGAATGCAACCAAGAACAACCGAGCAGCGTTGCGAAAGGAGAAAAAGCGGATTCATTCGCCTGAAATTTAGATTGAAAATTGAATGGTGCTACTCACTGCTTTCGATAGGATTGACCACGTTTGCGGCGTCCATGACAAAAACTGTCACGCTGACTGCGTCGTATCGAGATCACCACAAAGTTGTCGCGTCCGCAGAGTATGCAGATCCATTTTTTCGATGCCAAACCAACAGCCTGACCTACTGGTAAACGCAACGGTCGCGTGCCTCGTTGCTCCTGAACCTTGTCGCAGAGCAGTATACATGGTCTGCAAACTCGCGATCTCGGAAACAGCGAACCTATACGAACGCCTAAGAACGTCGGCCTAACCATCGGAGCAAAACATGGACTTCTGGGACAATCATTCGTTGCTCTTCGTGCTGGCGATGCTCTACCAGCGTGTAGCGGTCGACCGCAACCAAATTGACGAGTTGGGACTTCACGGGGACTTCAACCCCGCGAAGGAAACAAGTGTCAGGCTTAAAGGCTTTGTTGAACGGACAGGCGGGAAAGAGACGTGGGAACTCGAATCACTGCCTCCTGAGTATCTACGCGATCAAGTACGCGCAGGAATCGAAGCCAATATGGACATGGCCACAGTCCTGACAATGGAATCGATCCCGTTGAATTTGCATATCAAAAATGTCTGGCATCACCGAAGCCCCAATTCGTGATGCATCTTCCCGATGAATCCGGAAGCGTGAAGTTAGCAAAACTGATCGTAGAGTTAGCGCGGGAAGACGGAACGTTTTTCTTAAGTGTTCGAAAACCGTGCGAACTGGTTGGGCTATCACATGCTCAAGTTTCACGATTACTAAAACATTGGCATCGCACAGGGGTGCTCGACATTATGGTGCCTGGGAGGCCAGGCCATCCTGGATCACGCGCTACGCGATATCGGTTAAACCCAAAACGAGTGGTTCCCAATTGAGTGAGCTACTGAATCAGCAGCCTTGTCAATATGCGGACGATCGGACAGGAAACCCCATCAACGCTAATGCGAGTAATGATGGAGCGAGAATCCATCGAACAACAGGCCGGTATCAACAGAAGACTAGCATGATTCTGGCAGCACGTGAGTAAACGAAATGCCCTAAATAGGCAGCGTATGTATACGTACATAAGGTGCGACAAATCGCCGCACGCGGTTTATGCAGAGGTTAATTGAGTTTCGGGGTTGTTTCTGGCGTTCGTGATGAAACAACCCGTAAACGAAGAAATCACGATGACAAAACATGCGTGAAGAACTAGGAAAACTGGTCTTTGGCATGTTGACGACGTAGTATGCAATCGTCGCGGCTAGGCTGATCCCCGAAAACCGGATTACACCACCGGCTGCCGTGGCGTTTCTTTCCTTGGTGTTTTGTAAGGTGTAACAATGGCTCGATTGTTCAAACGCAGCAAAGTTAAGGGTTCTCCTTGGTATGCGTCCTATACGGAACCGCTACCGGGTGGACAGACGAAAAAGAAGACGGTTTCTACTGGCACGCCAGACAAAGCAACCGCGCAGCAGATTCTTGCGAAGCTGCAATCCGATGCCGCTGTTCGTCAACATGGCTTGGTTGATCCGATGGCAGAACGAATTGCCAAAGAGTCGGCAAAGTCGGTAGACGATCACCTGGACGACTTTAAGAACAAGTTGACGACGGCAGGACGAACCGAGAACCATATTTCTCGAACGGCAAACTACATTCTTGAATTTACCGAGCACACTTCCTGCGATTGTGTGGGCGACTTCACAGCGGATAAGGCGGCTAGATGGTGTGCCAAGCTGAAACGTGATGGCATGGCGTCAAGAACGATTGGTGCTCGTTTGACGGCTATCAAGTCTTTCGCAACTTGGTTGTTCAAAGGAGAGAAGTTGGTGCGAGATCCCTTTATGTCGATCGAAAAACCAAACCCTAACGCTGATCGGAAGTACGAACGGCGAATGCTACGTCCCGATGAATGGAGGTGGTTGATGGCAGCAACGGTCGATACCGACGACTTCAACGGCTGCGAGTCGCGTGAACGCCAACTGGTGTATCGGCTGGCGGTTCAGACGGGCTTACGGTCAAACGAGATCCGTAGCCTTGGGCGTGGTCACTTCCACTTGGACGGCAAGACACCGTTTGTCAAAGTCGTGTCGGGTGATACCAAGAACAACAAGGTGGCTCACCAGTACCTCGATGCTGATCTTGCTGCGGATCTTCGCAAGCACCTTGCTACCAAGTTACCGGGTGCATCGGCTTTTGCTTTGCCACCCGATTACGAGATGGCCGAGATGATTCGAGCCGATCTGAAGGCCGCACGTCGCTTGTGGCTGCGGGATACCCGCGACCCCGAGGAACGGGCCAAGCGAATCGAAAGGATGTTTCTAACCCCCAAGAACGAAGCGGGCGACGTGCTCGACTTCCATGCACTTCGTCACACCTGCGGGGCATGGTTGGCGATGCGGGGGGTACAGGCCAAGGTGATTCAATCGGTCATGCGTCATTCGACGATCACCCTGACCCTGGACACCTACGGCCATTTGATCGAGGGAGCCGAGGCGGATGCAATCCAAGCGAATGCCGACATGGTTGCAGCACCCACCCTTTTGGCGGCAACGGGGACGGATTGTGCCATCGGAGCCGAAACCGAAACCGATGCTTGTATCCCATTTGTATCCCGCGAGGATGCTTTGCCTTGCGTGGACGTTGCGGGAGTTTGCGACGAAGCGGACGGAAACAAGCCGCAGGGACAAAAGAAAAACGCCCGAGTTTCCTATAAGAAAGACGAGCGTTTTGCGGAGCCTTGCGACGATTTGCGAGGCAATGCGAAAAGTAGGGGTGGCAGGACTCGAACCCGCGACAAAGGGATTATGAGTCCCCTGCTCTAACCGACTGAGCTACACCCCCGAAGAATCCTCTCCTGTTTCTTGGTCAATCCTAACGAATTTACGCTGTTTTTTAAGTTCAAAATGTAAGATCATTCGCCAGATTTTAACAAAAGTTGGAACTTCCGCGTCATTATTCTACGGATCGTTTGATTGTCCGCTAGCGGTCGGTTGTTTTCAATTGCATGCATCATCCGTGGTCGGCAAACTTTGCAGGTTTTTTGCGTGAAGCCGGCTATGACGAAGTTGTCTTAACACAACCTTTATACCGATGTAGTTTCTCATTTTATTCCATTTGACCCAACAAGTGGAGGTCGATGAAGACGACTGGCGGACCGACGTTTTGGCGTGTCACAAGACCGTTTCAAAGCGTTGCTGCAGCAGGATGCTGCGGAGTTTGCCTTTTCAATGAACTTGCCATGATGGAAGGATTCATCCTATGACGACCCGATTACCCAGCATGTGTGGCGGCCTGTTGGTTGTCCTATGCATTGCTGTAGCGACATTCTTTTCTGCCAATCAAGCCTTCGCCGATGAGATGAATTTCGGTTCCGTTCATCCCGTTGCCTACAACATGCTGGAACTGGGAATCCCCACCGAGGAAATCGGCGATGCCGCCAACGCAACGGTTGATCCGAGCGACACGGACGAAGCGGAAGATAAGCTGGCAGAACTCAGCAAAAAGATTGCGGCTTTTGAAGAGGAACTTGAAATGCTTGGTGGAGCGATCGATGACGTTTCCGACCTTGCAACGGACAAGACCATCGTTCACAGCGGGACGAGCAAATCAACGATGAAAGTCGGCGGCCGTATCCATTTGGATGCTTGGGGTTTTGACCCCAAAGAGGAGAATCCGCCAAATTTTATGGATGATGGCGATCCTGAAAACCGGCTTGGGTTTCGCCGGGTCCGTTTCGGCGTCAAGGGTAATATCAAAGACAATATGCTCTACAAAGTTGAGATGGAGTTTGCGGGAGGCAACAAGTCGGAGTTTCGTGACGTTTATATGGGGTGGGTCGACTTACCTGTTTTTCAAACGGTCTTGGCAGGTAACCAAAAACGTCCCTATGGTTTAGATCACCTCAACAGTTCACGTTTCAATGTCTTTTTAGAGCGTCCTTTTGTCATCGAAGGTTTCAATCAAGACGCCCGTCGTTTGGGAGTGGCATCGTATGGGTTCTCGGACGACCTTCGCTACAATTGGCGCTACGGTGTTTACAACCAACAGAAAATTCAAGGGCTCGGAAACTACGTGGGTGACCATTTGCAACTTGAGCTCGCCGGTCGCTTAGCAAGTACGGTTTGGTATGACGAGATTAGCGGCGGACGCGGTTACGCCCACTTGGCGATCTCGGGAACGCATGCTGACAATCCTGGCAATGGAATCGCAGACGACAGCGATGCTGAATTTAAGACACGGCCCGAAGCTCGCTCGAGTGACTCAACATGGCTGGATGCTGACATTCGCAGTAACACCGATTCCTACGACCTAATGGGGTTGGAAAGTGTTATCAATGTCGGTGCGTTACAGATCGTTGGTGAGTATCAACGCGTTTGGGCGGATCGACAAAATGGGGCGGCTGACACAGAGTTCGACGGTGGCTACGTCTATGCGTCCTACTTTCTCACGGGCGAACACATGCCTTGGGATCGTGAATCGGGGACGCTCGCCCGTATCAAGCCCTTCCAGAATTTCTGGATCGTCGACCGCTGTGATGATGGTACCGAAGCAGGATGGGGAGCTTGGCAAATCGCTCTCCGATATTCCCGTGCGGACTTTGTTGACCAAGACATCTTTGGTGGCGAAGGCGAAGCTTGGACGTATGGGCTCAATTGGTACTGGAACCCGAATGCCCGAATGCAGTTCAACTACATCAGCGGCAATATCTCAAATCGCGATAGCGGTCCCGGTGGTGCGTTGCAATCAGGCGACTATGACATCTACGGTGTTCGCTTCGGGGTCGACTTCTAATTTTTCCCATCTAACGACATTCAACAGACATCAATAAAGGATTCATCATGAACCAAATAGTTTTCAAAACGATGTGGATTACGGCTTCGTTCCTCTCCATCACGATCGCAAGCATGGCATCGGTCCAAGCAGGATTCGGGCATCATGTGACGCAGCAATGTTGCCCAAACTGCAACCACAACTGCAAATTGGAGGCAAAGCAAGTCGAGGTTGAGAAGAAGTGTTATGAGGTCGAGTGCGAGACGATCTGTGTGCCGCGAGTCGTGTTTCCTTGGCAGACCGGTGATTGTCGCTGGTTCCCATGGAGCAAGAAGAAATCACAGGTAAACCCTTGTGATGCGTGCGACGCTTGCGACGGCGGTGGTTGCAAGGTTTGCACAAATTGCGTTCACAACGGAGCCGAAGTTCGCACAATCAAAGTCTTGAAATCGAAGAGCTACAAGTGCCCCGAGTGTGAATATAGCTGGTCGGTCGACGATGGGCCGGGCTGCGGGTGTGGTGCAAGTGGGTGCTGCGGAAATGCGGGTTGCTGCGATGCAAGCTGCGATTCACTGCCGATGCAGTGGTAGTGGCCCTCCGAGCTACCCCAGACGAACCCGCGGGTAAACACCCAATGCCAATCGCATTTGGCTAACGATCACGACTCGAAGTCGTAGTGACGAAAACGGTTGTGCTATGCTAAACTACGAATAATGCATCGTAGTTTAGCAACCTGTTCGTTACGTATAGGAAGTGTTTTCGTTGATCGGCCTACATGACCGGCATCGTGCGTCCCTGTGCGTTCTCTTGCTGCTGTTGATCTCGGTAGCGGCGAGTGGCGTATTGATCTATCCGGCACAGCGTGTTGGATCGAGAGGTGCTGACCAGGATCGTTTTCCTTGTGAGAACTGTCCGTGTGGCTGTGCGTCGGCCGAGTACTGCTGGGATAAATGCTGTTGCTACACTGACAGCGAAAAGCTGTCTTGGGCAATAAAAGCGGGTGTGCAAGCCCCGCGTTTTCTGGTTGATCGTGTTCGTCGGAATTCCGTGGCAGAAAAAAATCGTGCGCCAAGCTGTGGCATTTGCTGCTGTGCCAAGGACTCTCATAGCGAAGAGGAGGACCAGGGTATTCCTGAACACCTTGCCCCCGCTGCAGCTCCCAAAAAGTCTTCGGTCATTCTAATTTGGAAAGCTGCCGAATGTCGCGGCATCGAGTTGGTTTGGACGCTGTTGTCGCATGCATTTGTCGTTTTAGACAATCAGGGCGACCGATTGTTCCCCCACCGCTTGCAGCAATGGATTCGCTTGTTTGATGAGAATCAAACGTGTCGATCTGATTCGCCCGAGCCACCAGTCCCTTAGTTCTCTAGTTTCGCTTCCTCCACCTATGCGACGTTTTTCTAAACATCGCACGTGGCGAAACTCTGCAATGTATCGTGCTTTACTTCGTCTAGCGAAGTCGTCCTGTTTTGGATTGTCTTCATGCCTCGGCGATCGTTGCGTCTATCCAGTCATCCTATCGTAATTGAGAACTATTTATGAGAACCAAGAAAACACGAAAACCAGACCAACCGATTTCCGGTTTTACACTCGTCGAACTGCTGGTGGTCATTGCGATTATCGGCATCCTCGTTGGCCTACTCTTGCCAGCCGTGCAGGCGGCTCGTGAAGCGGCTCGATCCACCTCTTGCAAAAACAACTTGAAGCAAGTCGGATTAGCCATTCACATGTATCATGATTCGAACCGCTGCATGCCGCCTGGGTGGCAAGGAGTGCATCCGGTAAGTCGCCAACCGTATTGGCTGGGACAACCGGGATGGGGTTGGGCTGCGCGTGTCTTGCCGTTTTTGGAGCAGAGCAATGTGCTCGATAATTTAGTCGATCTTGAAATTTCGATTACCGATCCGCATCATGATGTTGCCCGATTGACATCGATCCCAACGTATTTGTGCCCTTCCGATGCATCTCAACCAACTTTTGTGTTGTCTTCTGGGCCGATGCCAAAACCCAACTATGATTCGGGATTCACTGACACAACGATCCCCACAGCGAACTATATTGGCAACTTTGGAACGATACAAATGTTAGATGCTTGCACGGGCGGCAAGGACTGTGTTGGTAACGGGATGTTGGTCTTTCAGCGACCACTCTTGTTTCGTGATATCCTCGATGGGCTCAGCCATACTTACATGGTAGGCGAACGCACGAGCGAATACTCTCCCTCGACTTGGCTGGGGGTGATGGCTGGGGCCGCCCACGCGCCAGGTCGCATTACGGCGGTGGCCACAACGCCTCCCAATTCCGAAACGGGTGCTTCGTTCAATTTTTGCAGCTACCATCCGGCAGGCACCCACTTCGTTCGGGCAGATGGTTCGGTCGAATTGGTATCCGAATCAATCGATATGCGTGTTTACCAATCCCGATGCACTCGCGCCGACGGTGACCAAGTGTTCGACGAGTAGCCCTTCGGGTGCGAAAGGAATTGAATGACAACCACCGCAGCCGTTCCTAGGCAAGATCGACGAACTGCGGATTTCAGCTGCCGTCCGTTGCCTGCAAGGCTTTACACCGGAGCAACGATTTGCGTCCGACGAGTCGATCGTTTTGCTGCTGTACAAGGACCGACAAGTCGGCTCCTTTCGGTTCGCTCACCGTCCGCCCGCCGCGAGGGTAACCTTGGAATCGAAAGGCCACTTGGTGCCTCGTTAGCACTTTAGCGCCACGAAGAAGAAGGGGGGAGGAATCTTTCGTGGCTGTGGCTTCCAGCCGCAGCTCACCAGGTGCAAGATGCCCCGGCCACTCCTTTCGCCAAGCCTAAAGTCAAGCTGTGACAAAGCCCTAGCCGTGGCAATCTCACTCAGGCAATCTCACTCAGGCAATCTCACTCAGGCAATCTCACTCATCGGTGACGCAGCCTTCGCTGGCAGTCTTGACGTTTTTGATGTATTTGTACAGCGTTCCACGTGTTGCCTTGAGTGGTGGTGCGGTCCAGGCCGCTTGTCGTTTGGCAAGTTCTGCTTCGCTAAGGTCCACATCGAGCCGATTGGTTTCGGCATCAATTGTGATTGTATCGCCATCTTGGACGAGTCCGATTGGCCCGCCCAATTGGGCTTCGGGAGTAATGTGTCCGACGATAAAACCGTGGCTGCCACCGCTAAAACGCCCATCGGTTAGAAGCGCGACCTCGCCACCGAGTCCAGCACCCATGATGGCGCTGGTGGGCGTCAGCATCTCGGGCATACCTGGACCGCCCTTGGGGCCTTCGAAACGAATGATAACGACGTCGCCTTTTTGAATTTTCTTTTCTTCAAGGGCGTGAAGCATGTCCTCTTCGCTATCGAACACGCGCGCGGGCCCAGCGAATTGCAGCCCTTCTTTGCCGGTGATCTTGGCGACGCTGCCTTCGGGAGCCAAGGATCCTTTCAGAATGCGAATATGTCCGGTTTTTTTGATTGGATTGCTGACAGTGTGGACGATGGTTTGGCCTTCTTTGAGTCCAGGCAATGCTTCGAGGTTCTCGGCCATTGTTTTTCCGGTCACTGTCATACAAGATCCATCGATCAAGCCTTCCGACAAGAGGTACTTCATCACCGCTGGCGTTCCACCGACCGAATGCAGGTCTTCTTGGACGAATTTGCCACTTGGCTTGAGGTCAGCCAATAGGGGGACGCGGTCACTAACGCTTTGAAAATTGTCGATCGTCAGCGGGACGTCCACCGAGCGGGCCATGGCGATCAAATGCAGAACCGCGTTGGTACTGCCGCCGAGTGCCATGACCGTCACCATGGCGTTTTCAAAAGCGGTGCGAGTCATAATGTCGCGTGGTTTCAGGTCGAGCTCTAGTAGCTTCTTGATCGCCTCGCCTGTACTGTGACATTCTTCGATCTTGGCCGGATCTTCAGCCGGGATACTGGCGGAGTAGGGCAATGACATACCCAACGCTTCAATTGCGGAGGCCATCGTATTGGCGGTATACATGCCGCCACATGCTCCTGCACCGGGACAACTATGACGGACGATGTCTTGCCGATCGGCCTCGTCGATTTGCCCCGCCAAAAATTGGCCGTAACACTGAAACGCGCTCACGATGTCAAGCTTTTCACCTTTGTAATGTCCTGGTTTAATCGTGCCGCCATAAACCATGATCGATGGTCGGTTGAGTCGTCCCATGGCGATTAAGCAACCAGGCATGTTTTTGTCGCATCCTGGCAGTGCCACCAATGCGTCATACCACTGTGCTGCCATCAATGTTTCAATCGAATCCGCAATCAGGTCACGGCTTTGCAAGGAATAGCTCATCCCGTCCGTGCCCATCGAAATACCGTCGCTGACGCCGATGGTGTTAAATCGCATTCCGAATAGGCCAGCGTCATTGACGCCCTTTTTGACTTCAGCAGCCAAATCGAGGAGGTGCATGTTGCAGCTATTACCTTCGTACCACATGCTTGCTATACCGATTTGCGGTTTGTCCATGTCCTCGGGGGTCATCCCGGTGGCGTAAAGCATCGCCTGGGACGCTCCCTGGCTCTTAGGCTGCGTGACTTGGCGACTATACTTGTTGAGTGGTTGGTTCATGGTGCAAATGCGTTTTGATGGAAAAAGTGTTTAGAAATGTCCGATGGCCAATTATGATCCTCCTCCCGCATTTCACAACGGGACAGTAGCGAAACTTCAGGGGAGAAATAGAATGATGAGTTGTTTTCAAAAGAATTTTGTCCGTTTCCTCGTTTGCTGCCTGTTCGTTTTTCCGTTTGCCGTCGGAGAAACACAAGCTCAGGATCAACGTGAAACGCCTGCGAAAGAGCAGGAAAAATGGGAGCAGGATGAGTTTGAGTTGAAATCGAGGACGCTTTTTGATGGCGAGACGTTAGCGGGATGGGAAGGCAACGCGTATTGGTTTCGCGTTGAGAACGGTGCAATCGTCGCAGGTCGACAGGAGCAGCAAATTCCCCACAACCTGTTTCTCTGTACAACCGAGATCTTCGTCGATTTTGATTTGCGATTGGAAGCAAAATTGGTCGGAAAGGCTCAAAACGCAGGAGTGCAATTTCGCTCGAAACGGATCCGTGGCGAAAGCGAAGTGGCTGGTTACCAGGCCGATATGGGGGTTCTAAACGGTAAATCGTTGTGGGGATCACTCTATGATGAGTCACGAAGGAAAAAGTTTTTGGCGAGGCCGACTCCAG
Encoded proteins:
- a CDS encoding IS91 family transposase, which encodes MGLTIQSLLQQHLDRFSQQHPLSSDMLGAAVRMRDCQTAAMGGHINSCPDGHFHQIAYNSCRHRCCPQCNCLARVRWLEGWKHRLLSCPHYHTIFTTSHDLLPLWRYNKDVFADTLFAAASQTLIELLRDPKYLGATVGLLTALHTWSQTLAEHVHLHVLVSAGGLDDWGCWKEPKKSCLLPRKVLMIKFRGKFRAMLLEKLDRGELVVPPDTSEARLRGLLNKLGRTVWNVKILDRYDHGEGVATYLANYLKGGPIGNRRLLCEREGRVYFRYRAPTQSGSDRNRQSVTSLAVDDFIARLLEHVPPRRFQAVRGYGLYCGNQHSRLDEAHEALGKALGLERPETEVAILSVEKFLESIGREDAGKCPTCGAELVSHGHFEPGRPPPLRVIRLLEQKRGVA
- a CDS encoding OprO/OprP family phosphate-selective porin; the encoded protein is MTTRLPSMCGGLLVVLCIAVATFFSANQAFADEMNFGSVHPVAYNMLELGIPTEEIGDAANATVDPSDTDEAEDKLAELSKKIAAFEEELEMLGGAIDDVSDLATDKTIVHSGTSKSTMKVGGRIHLDAWGFDPKEENPPNFMDDGDPENRLGFRRVRFGVKGNIKDNMLYKVEMEFAGGNKSEFRDVYMGWVDLPVFQTVLAGNQKRPYGLDHLNSSRFNVFLERPFVIEGFNQDARRLGVASYGFSDDLRYNWRYGVYNQQKIQGLGNYVGDHLQLELAGRLASTVWYDEISGGRGYAHLAISGTHADNPGNGIADDSDAEFKTRPEARSSDSTWLDADIRSNTDSYDLMGLESVINVGALQIVGEYQRVWADRQNGAADTEFDGGYVYASYFLTGEHMPWDRESGTLARIKPFQNFWIVDRCDDGTEAGWGAWQIALRYSRADFVDQDIFGGEGEAWTYGLNWYWNPNARMQFNYISGNISNRDSGPGGALQSGDYDIYGVRFGVDF
- a CDS encoding DUF1559 domain-containing protein, which encodes MRTKKTRKPDQPISGFTLVELLVVIAIIGILVGLLLPAVQAAREAARSTSCKNNLKQVGLAIHMYHDSNRCMPPGWQGVHPVSRQPYWLGQPGWGWAARVLPFLEQSNVLDNLVDLEISITDPHHDVARLTSIPTYLCPSDASQPTFVLSSGPMPKPNYDSGFTDTTIPTANYIGNFGTIQMLDACTGGKDCVGNGMLVFQRPLLFRDILDGLSHTYMVGERTSEYSPSTWLGVMAGAAHAPGRITAVATTPPNSETGASFNFCSYHPAGTHFVRADGSVELVSESIDMRVYQSRCTRADGDQVFDE
- the ilvD gene encoding dihydroxy-acid dehydratase; translated protein: MNQPLNKYSRQVTQPKSQGASQAMLYATGMTPEDMDKPQIGIASMWYEGNSCNMHLLDLAAEVKKGVNDAGLFGMRFNTIGVSDGISMGTDGMSYSLQSRDLIADSIETLMAAQWYDALVALPGCDKNMPGCLIAMGRLNRPSIMVYGGTIKPGHYKGEKLDIVSAFQCYGQFLAGQIDEADRQDIVRHSCPGAGACGGMYTANTMASAIEALGMSLPYSASIPAEDPAKIEECHSTGEAIKKLLELDLKPRDIMTRTAFENAMVTVMALGGSTNAVLHLIAMARSVDVPLTIDNFQSVSDRVPLLADLKPSGKFVQEDLHSVGGTPAVMKYLLSEGLIDGSCMTVTGKTMAENLEALPGLKEGQTIVHTVSNPIKKTGHIRILKGSLAPEGSVAKITGKEGLQFAGPARVFDSEEDMLHALEEKKIQKGDVVIIRFEGPKGGPGMPEMLTPTSAIMGAGLGGEVALLTDGRFSGGSHGFIVGHITPEAQLGGPIGLVQDGDTITIDAETNRLDVDLSEAELAKRQAAWTAPPLKATRGTLYKYIKNVKTASEGCVTDE
- a CDS encoding 3-keto-disaccharide hydrolase translates to MMSCFQKNFVRFLVCCLFVFPFAVGETQAQDQRETPAKEQEKWEQDEFELKSRTLFDGETLAGWEGNAYWFRVENGAIVAGRQEQQIPHNLFLCTTEIFVDFDLRLEAKLVGKAQNAGVQFRSKRIRGESEVAGYQADMGVLNGKSLWGSLYDESRRKKFLARPTPVPSADPMKHGEWNTIRIRCKDDRIQLFINGVQTVDYTETDSNILRYGVIGLQIHGGPAGEAWYRNIRLRSL